GCGCGGGCTCGTCAATAGAAATGGTGGGCGGAGTGGTATCCGGATCGGCTTCCTGGTTGGTCACCCCGGTCTGCTCGTTTCCGTTCGCCTCGGCCGCGCCGCTGACGCTCTGCAACTGCCCGATATTAGTGGCGGTATTCCCATTCTGGTTCTGGTAGAGAAGCGATCCGCCGTTGGTCATAAACGTACACCCGTTGATCTTCTGCCCGGTGACGTCGATTCCTGAACCGCTTTCCCGGATAATGTTATCCAATCCGCCGCCGTTCATCGTCAGGTTTGTCATATTCAGTCCGCTGATGGAAGAACCGCCCGCGAAGTCGATTAATTCCACGAGCGACGACCCGCTGTTATTATTCGACGTGAATGTCATCAGGGTGTTTTTAATCGTAACGCCGGGCGCATCCTCCAATTTGATCGCGGAACCCTTTGCAGAATTATTGTCCTTCAACGTGAGGGATTGGATAATGGTATTGAGCCCGCTCACAATCATAATCGCACCTCCGCCATAGGCAGACCCGGCGTTATTCTGCTGCATATTTCCCTGGATAATCAGGTTGGTGGCGTCGTAGGTCATAATACCGCCGCCGCCGCTGGAAGCCGAGTTATTATTGATCGAAGAGTTGATCAGCGTTCCTCCCGCCGCATCGACTGTAACTCCTCCGCCGGTAACCGCGTCGTTCTTGCTGATCGAGCCGGAAATCTGGCTGCCGCTCGCGCCTTCGACTTTGATACCGCCGCCGGAACTATAGGCGGTATTATTACTGACCGTCGAGTTGACGCTGTTATTTTCCCCGTCCCATATCGTGATACCCGCGCCGTTGGTGGAGGTGTTTGCCGAGACTACCGCCTCGACCGTGTTTCCGACACTGTTATAGACCATCACGCCGCCGGCCTTTACCGGAGCGGAGTTGTGATCGATAGCTCCCTTGATCGAATTATTCATTCCGCCGAAAACGTAAATACCGCCGCCCTTATCGTCGGCGCTGTTATACCTGATAATACCGTTGAATTTCATATTCAGGGTCGATTCCGTATAGAGACCTCCGGCGCGTATACTGGCATGGTTGCTGACAATCGTGCCGTTGATACTGTTATTGTTACCGCTGTAATCGCAGACACCGCCGCCGTATTCAGCCTCGTTCTTCATAATAATTACATTCTCAACTACCGTGTCGGATGCGCTGTAAAGGAGCAGGCCGCCTCCGGCGTTTTGCGGGAATGTTCCCGATGAGCATTCCCCGCCCTTCACGACAAATCCGTTGATCCTGACACCGCTCGCATAACTAACCTGAATAGGGCGGTAGGGTGCGGCGCATCCGGTAACGTCCAGTACGCTCTTACCGACCTGGGCGGTAAACCCGGAGTTATATCCCCCCTTGAGCTGCAAGCCGCTGAGTGTAATATAGATACCCTGATACCAGTCGTAGCTGCTGCGAAGGCCGCTGTCTTCCCCATAGGTTCCCTCGGCGACATAAATATAACTCAATCCGTTCTCTCCCGCTATGTCGACCGCGTTCTGGATGGTAAGCAGCGGTGACGACGGGGATAGACCGGTATTCGCATCGTTCCCCGATGTTGCAACATATACCCCTGCGGGCATTCCGGCCTCGGGTGGTGTTTCTACAGGGGCGCACCCAATCAACAATAAAAACAGAAACGCACTCGTTATCGTGACCCACTTCGCTAAACGATACATACCGTCCTCCTATGAACAGAATTAAAATTCGTTTGCTTTTGTCTAGTCGAGTGTACCCTCAAAACCCCCCTTTGTATATAGACCAAAGTCACGATTTAATAGTACTTTTCTACTATTTTTTTATTTTATTATGACGGAATAAAATAAGTAGGCGTATAATAGTAAGGATGCAGCATGATGGAAAACAGGGAGGAAAAGCCGGGATGAAAAAGTGTGAAGTGCGGTTATTTTTTCAGCTGGAACGATTCGACCGGCTGATTCTGATTATCGAAGGCGGAGACCGTGATCGCGTCCGGCTTCACGTCGAATATCACGAACGAGCTTTTCGTATAGTACACTTTCTGCCGGTACGGATTCTCGCTGCCTGGAGTGTCGGGTATCTCCGACGCGCCGCCCGATGTGACATAGGTGATACCGTTCTTCAGGGAATGCTCGTACAGGTTGTCCATCCCGTTTATTACGAGATCGACCTTGTAGGTTTCGAGAAGCGGGATGAGAATATTATTGATGCCGGGGAGCATCGGATTGTTTTTATTCGGGGTGGTGGAGAACGGGGCATGATGGAAGACGACGATCTTCCATTTACCCTGCGCTTTTTTGAGCTCTTCGACCAGCCAGATATACTGGGTGGAATCCTTTCCCATATACATCCCGCTGTTCAGGACGATCAGGGTACAGGAGGGCAGCTCATAGGAATAGAACGGGAACCGCTTATTGGAAACATCGAACAGTTTTTCCCAAAGCGTGCTGTAGAAATCCTGCCCGCCGACCACCGGAAGGAATATCATTGATGAAAAGATTTTCGAGCCGTAATTGAAGAACTTCTGCCACTCGTCCATGCTCATCGAATCGGGGGTCATATTGCCCGTATGAACGAAAAACGACGGCTGGTAATTATTGACAATCGAGCACATTTTCTCGAAATTGGGATAAGCGT
The Brevinematales bacterium DNA segment above includes these coding regions:
- a CDS encoding metallophosphoesterase; amino-acid sequence: MKIFQLAREGSQFYSISKKILIMLCLFFFAVPSFAQNPLSFFGPYFTLSDKKAKKLTASYYTKKKEKCNLKVNDGKLSYVKKEKKGKFHNFKLKAEPGKKYSLTVESMNPEMNGHKGILTIPLQTGFKFAAFGNTINAYPNFEKMCSIVNNYQPSFFVHTGNMTPDSMSMDEWQKFFNYGSKIFSSMIFLPVVGGQDFYSTLWEKLFDVSNKRFPFYSYELPSCTLIVLNSGMYMGKDSTQYIWLVEELKKAQGKWKIVVFHHAPFSTTPNKNNPMLPGINNILIPLLETYKVDLVINGMDNLYEHSLKNGITYVTSGGASEIPDTPGSENPYRQKVYYTKSSFVIFDVKPDAITVSAFDNQNQPVESFQLKK